Proteins encoded in a region of the Vicia villosa cultivar HV-30 ecotype Madison, WI linkage group LG5, Vvil1.0, whole genome shotgun sequence genome:
- the LOC131602925 gene encoding uncharacterized protein LOC131602925 isoform X2: MVCEESSSTIQLLNTATADSSSFAESSFRELDDAFLQTQTRIWLGEVLQIRLDDQILTSELLADGELLFQVSKVMWKLLLEKHMELRNIKTYKNHPFSSKRNSGMYRPYSNVDSFLKICKILGLTGIDLFTPSDVVERKNTRKVCMCIRSFSKKARSMSINVPDFDIVTCMVAMPKDMVGCIRRSIELSHVDSSSQHLQKLERRKSSQGYSVTSSNRDYMTCSDPANDTEILLQFPELHADDLNDYKSEISYNIPSVMGESDFVSEDLDQLDAQNQPRNEISNDECELLSPTESLEYHYSDNIENEHDCKLAWLSTSRGDHFDTSVEQVQESRIIDYDYFEHALFRNNASVTGTPTNDRTSAIDATLFAKDKKDSDMIGEINSTPNVHQSVSSYGLDTTPHSVEIGRCYDNSDNMEVLQVAGVNSLAREPLNLGDLFDADNNDQIIESFESYNDKNGHWDKIKEYEAQDIMKFKELAYEIASNARNSYSVNKFEEIEHSLYSPDCYSCNTNTSDRLELHNNDISSSLLKKYLVDEVMESPIDSRCLDNASCDQYEELLSSHSYDLPEFCKWDQKGKSPTTSNRVKEDSQSSTYFSENVPHNETAAPNKQKDSEVMMSNILLSCIPSKEGIVSAATIKLDSDSTLNNGCLNLASKSLGVVDKYEKSPTQDDETNDSDIGNGGQRMQHMVTNDVVAPTKCDVDDQSSKLEYNEAHQTSQYDTNHIYHPEHSLVHIKEELKPEDETEDGGIEIPKSKSQKKLLLRSVLGGATAVGLLFMFLNLRKNVGEKAVQPSKTSSHKNKENIQKNSTKKVNMISTTKEVYPAEKLQLK, from the exons ATGGTTTGTGAAGAATCATCATCGACGATTCAGCTTCTCAATACTGCTACTGCTGATTCATCCTCTTTTGCTGAATCCAGTTTCCGTGAACTCGATGATGCATTCTTGCAG ACTCAAACCAGAATATGGCTTGGAGAAGTTTTGCAGATAAGATTGGATGATCAAATTCTTACATCAGAGTTACTTGCTGATGGAGAATTGCT GTTTCAAGTATCAAAAGTAATGTGGAAATTGCTGTTGGAAAAGCATATGGAGCTTAGGAAcataaaaacatacaaaaatcATCCATTTTCTTCTAAGAGAAACAGTGGCATGTATAGGCCTTATTCAAATGTTGATTCATTTCTCAAG ATCTGTAAAATCTTGGGGTTGACTGGGATCGATCTCTTCACTCCGTCAGATGTAGTTGAGAGAAAAAATACTCGAAAAGTTTGTATGTGTATACGTTCATTCTCGAAAAAAGCAAGGTCTATGAGTATAAAT GTTCCAGATTTTGATATTGTGACATGTATGGTAGCCATGCCGAAAGATATGGTTGGATGCATCCGCCGAAGCATAGAGCTGTCTCATGTAGATTCTTCTAGTCAACACTTACAGAAGCTTGAGAGACGAAAATCTAGTCAG GGTTACTCAGTTACAAGCTCCAATAGGGATTACATGACCTGTTCAGACCCTGCTAATGACACAGAAATCTTGCTTCAATTTCCTGAATTACATGCTGATGACTTGAACGATTACAAATCAGAGATAAGCTACAATATACCATCTGTAATGGGTGAAAGTGATTTTGTGTCCGAAGATTTAGATCAGTTGGATGCTCAAAATCAACCAAGAAATGAGATTTCTAATGATGAGTGTGAGTTGTTATCCCCAACGGAATCATTAGAATATCATTACTCTGACAATATAGAAAATGAACATGATTGCAAGCTGGCTTGGCTGTCAACTTCTCGTGGAGATCATTTTGATACTAGCGTAGAGCAAGTCCAAGAAAGTAGGATCATAGACTACGATTACTTTGAGCATGCTTTGTTTAGAAATAACGCTTCTGTCACCGGGACTCCTACAAATGACAGAACATCAGCTATTGATGCTACATTATTTGCAAAAGATAAAAAGGATTCTGATATGATTGGTGAAATAAATAGTACACCAAATGTACATCAATCTGTTAGCTCTTACGGTTTAGACACAACTCCACATTCTGTTGAAATAGGTAGATGTTATGATAATTCTGATAATATGGAGGTTCTGCAAGTAGCAGGCGTAAACTCTTTGGCAAGGGAACCACTGAATCTGGGAGATTTATTTGATGCAGATAATAATGATCAGATAATCGAGTCCTTTGAATCATACAATGACAAGAATGGTCATTGGGACAAGATAAAAGAATATGAAGCTCAAGACATAATGAAATTCAAGGAATTGGCATATGAGATTGCTTCTAATGCAAGAAATTCATATTCTGTAAATAAATTTGAGGAAATCGAGCATTCATTATATTCTCCTGATTGTTACTCTTGCAATACTAATACTTCAGATAGACTTGAACTTCATAATAATGACATTAGCTCAAGTCTACTGAAAAAGTATCTAGTAGATGAAGTCATGGAGTCACCAATTGATTCGAGGTGCTTGGATAACGCTAGTTGCGACCAATATGAGGAGCTTCTGTCGAGCCACTCTTATGATTTACCTGAGTTTTGTAAATGGGATCAAAAAGGAAAAAGCCCTACAACATCAAATAGAGTGAAAGAAGATAGCCAAAGTTCCACATATTTTTCGGAAAATGTCCCTCATAACGAAACTGCAGCACCTAATAAACAAAAGGATTCTGAGGTAATGATGTCCAACATTTTGTTATCTTGCATACCAAGCAAAGAAGGTATAGTTAGTGCAGCCACTATTAAGTTGGACAGTGATAGTACACTAAACAATGGTTGTTTGAATCTTGCATCTAAATCTCTAGGTGTAGTAGATAAATATGAAAAAAGTCCCACTCAAGATGATGAGACTAATGATTCCGACATTGGAAATGGAGGTCAGAGAATGCAACATATGGTAACCAATGATGTTGTAGCTCCTACCAAATGTGATGTAGATGATCAAAGCTCAAAACTTGAATACAACGAGGCTCATCAAACATCTCAATACGACACGAATCATATTTACCATCCAGAACATTCTCTGGTGCATATTAAA GAAGAACTAAAACCAGAAGATGAGACAGAAGACGGTGGAATAGAAATACCGAAATCAAAATCCCAAAAGAAGCTACTGTTAAGATCAGTCTTGGGTGGTGCCACTGCTGTTGGTTTGTTATTCATGTTTCTCAACCTAAG GAAGAATGTTGGAGAAAAAGCTGTACAACCAAGTAAGACATCTAGTCATAAGAACAAAGAGAATATTCAGAAAAATTCAACCAAGAAAGTGAATATGATAAGTACAACAAAAGAGGTTTATCCAGCTGAAAAGCTCCAATTAAAGTGA
- the LOC131602925 gene encoding uncharacterized protein LOC131602925 isoform X1, whose protein sequence is MVCEESSSTIQLLNTATADSSSFAESSFRELDDAFLQTQTRIWLGEVLQIRLDDQILTSELLADGELLFQVSKVMWKLLLEKHMELRNIKTYKNHPFSSKRNSGMYRPYSNVDSFLKICKILGLTGIDLFTPSDVVERKNTRKVCMCIRSFSKKARSMSINVPDFDIVTCMVAMPKDMVGCIRRSIELSHVDSSSQHLQKLERRKSSQGYSVTSSNRDYMTCSDPANDTEILLQFPELHADDLNDYKSEISYNIPSVMGESDFVSEDLDQLDAQNQPRNEISNDECELLSPTESLEYHYSDNIENEHDCKLAWLSTSRGDHFDTSVEQVQESRIIDYDYFEHALFRNNASVTGTPTNDRTSAIDATLFAKDKKDSDMIGEINSTPNVHQSVSSYGLDTTPHSVEIGRCYDNSDNMEVLQVAGVNSLAREPLNLGDLFDADNNDQIIESFESYNDKNGHWDKIKEYEAQDIMKFKELAYEIASNARNSYSVNKFEEIEHSLYSPDCYSCNTNTSDRLELHNNDISSSLLKKYLVDEVMESPIDSRCLDNASCDQYEELLSSHSYDLPEFCKWDQKGKSPTTSNRVKEDSQSSTYFSENVPHNETAAPNKQKDSEVMMSNILLSCIPSKEGIVSAATIKLDSDSTLNNGCLNLASKSLGVVDKYEKSPTQDDETNDSDIGNGGQRMQHMVTNDVVAPTKCDVDDQSSKLEYNEAHQTSQYDTNHIYHPEHSLVHIKQEELKPEDETEDGGIEIPKSKSQKKLLLRSVLGGATAVGLLFMFLNLRKNVGEKAVQPSKTSSHKNKENIQKNSTKKVNMISTTKEVYPAEKLQLK, encoded by the exons ATGGTTTGTGAAGAATCATCATCGACGATTCAGCTTCTCAATACTGCTACTGCTGATTCATCCTCTTTTGCTGAATCCAGTTTCCGTGAACTCGATGATGCATTCTTGCAG ACTCAAACCAGAATATGGCTTGGAGAAGTTTTGCAGATAAGATTGGATGATCAAATTCTTACATCAGAGTTACTTGCTGATGGAGAATTGCT GTTTCAAGTATCAAAAGTAATGTGGAAATTGCTGTTGGAAAAGCATATGGAGCTTAGGAAcataaaaacatacaaaaatcATCCATTTTCTTCTAAGAGAAACAGTGGCATGTATAGGCCTTATTCAAATGTTGATTCATTTCTCAAG ATCTGTAAAATCTTGGGGTTGACTGGGATCGATCTCTTCACTCCGTCAGATGTAGTTGAGAGAAAAAATACTCGAAAAGTTTGTATGTGTATACGTTCATTCTCGAAAAAAGCAAGGTCTATGAGTATAAAT GTTCCAGATTTTGATATTGTGACATGTATGGTAGCCATGCCGAAAGATATGGTTGGATGCATCCGCCGAAGCATAGAGCTGTCTCATGTAGATTCTTCTAGTCAACACTTACAGAAGCTTGAGAGACGAAAATCTAGTCAG GGTTACTCAGTTACAAGCTCCAATAGGGATTACATGACCTGTTCAGACCCTGCTAATGACACAGAAATCTTGCTTCAATTTCCTGAATTACATGCTGATGACTTGAACGATTACAAATCAGAGATAAGCTACAATATACCATCTGTAATGGGTGAAAGTGATTTTGTGTCCGAAGATTTAGATCAGTTGGATGCTCAAAATCAACCAAGAAATGAGATTTCTAATGATGAGTGTGAGTTGTTATCCCCAACGGAATCATTAGAATATCATTACTCTGACAATATAGAAAATGAACATGATTGCAAGCTGGCTTGGCTGTCAACTTCTCGTGGAGATCATTTTGATACTAGCGTAGAGCAAGTCCAAGAAAGTAGGATCATAGACTACGATTACTTTGAGCATGCTTTGTTTAGAAATAACGCTTCTGTCACCGGGACTCCTACAAATGACAGAACATCAGCTATTGATGCTACATTATTTGCAAAAGATAAAAAGGATTCTGATATGATTGGTGAAATAAATAGTACACCAAATGTACATCAATCTGTTAGCTCTTACGGTTTAGACACAACTCCACATTCTGTTGAAATAGGTAGATGTTATGATAATTCTGATAATATGGAGGTTCTGCAAGTAGCAGGCGTAAACTCTTTGGCAAGGGAACCACTGAATCTGGGAGATTTATTTGATGCAGATAATAATGATCAGATAATCGAGTCCTTTGAATCATACAATGACAAGAATGGTCATTGGGACAAGATAAAAGAATATGAAGCTCAAGACATAATGAAATTCAAGGAATTGGCATATGAGATTGCTTCTAATGCAAGAAATTCATATTCTGTAAATAAATTTGAGGAAATCGAGCATTCATTATATTCTCCTGATTGTTACTCTTGCAATACTAATACTTCAGATAGACTTGAACTTCATAATAATGACATTAGCTCAAGTCTACTGAAAAAGTATCTAGTAGATGAAGTCATGGAGTCACCAATTGATTCGAGGTGCTTGGATAACGCTAGTTGCGACCAATATGAGGAGCTTCTGTCGAGCCACTCTTATGATTTACCTGAGTTTTGTAAATGGGATCAAAAAGGAAAAAGCCCTACAACATCAAATAGAGTGAAAGAAGATAGCCAAAGTTCCACATATTTTTCGGAAAATGTCCCTCATAACGAAACTGCAGCACCTAATAAACAAAAGGATTCTGAGGTAATGATGTCCAACATTTTGTTATCTTGCATACCAAGCAAAGAAGGTATAGTTAGTGCAGCCACTATTAAGTTGGACAGTGATAGTACACTAAACAATGGTTGTTTGAATCTTGCATCTAAATCTCTAGGTGTAGTAGATAAATATGAAAAAAGTCCCACTCAAGATGATGAGACTAATGATTCCGACATTGGAAATGGAGGTCAGAGAATGCAACATATGGTAACCAATGATGTTGTAGCTCCTACCAAATGTGATGTAGATGATCAAAGCTCAAAACTTGAATACAACGAGGCTCATCAAACATCTCAATACGACACGAATCATATTTACCATCCAGAACATTCTCTGGTGCATATTAAA CAGGAAGAACTAAAACCAGAAGATGAGACAGAAGACGGTGGAATAGAAATACCGAAATCAAAATCCCAAAAGAAGCTACTGTTAAGATCAGTCTTGGGTGGTGCCACTGCTGTTGGTTTGTTATTCATGTTTCTCAACCTAAG GAAGAATGTTGGAGAAAAAGCTGTACAACCAAGTAAGACATCTAGTCATAAGAACAAAGAGAATATTCAGAAAAATTCAACCAAGAAAGTGAATATGATAAGTACAACAAAAGAGGTTTATCCAGCTGAAAAGCTCCAATTAAAGTGA
- the LOC131605656 gene encoding uncharacterized protein LOC131605656 translates to MHAFTSGDSFKTISSSFWWRDLLKVGISTPSQEDPFSSNCSFVVGNGFTTPFWEVVWLNNISLKDFFPDLFELSTLKKVSVAAMGGWREEEWVWGDLGITEEEVVQAGLVSELGVLRSLLENFGGLKGGRDSVSWSLESEKVFSVASCYNWYVSLRTPFGPSKRCEEALEIVWKLEVPYKIKVFAWRLFVNRLPTKDLLVYRGISFASSNSSLNCIFCNTHLEENDHTFFKCVVIKVVWREIGVWLDFPDRREEEGMSSFMEWFFIGWRKGIKDGKLGVFWLAVCWSIWLTRNGFCFRNDKWNINNIVWNIKFLVWRWASYGEIAYSNCNFYDFCKDPLSFMS, encoded by the coding sequence ATGCATGCTTTTACCAGTGGAGATTCTTTCAAGACTatttcttcttccttttggtgGCGCGATTTATTAAAGGTTGGTATTTCTACTCCGTCCCAAGAGGATCCTTTTTCTTCCAATTGTAGTTTTGTTGTGGGTAATGGTTTTACTACCCCTTTTTGGGAAGTTGTTTGGTTAAATAATatttcattgaaggatttttttCCGGATCTTTTTGAGCTTTCTACTCTTAAAAAAGTGTCTGTTGCGGCTATGGGAGGTTGGCGAGAGGAGGAATGGGTTTGGGGTGATTTAGGAATTACGGAGGAGGAAGTGGTGCAAGCGGGTTTAGTATCGGAGTTGGGGGTGCTCCGGTCCCTCCTTGAGAATTTTGGGGGTTTGAAAGGTGGTAGAGATTCCGTGAGTTGGAGTCTTGAGTCGGAAAAGGTGTTTTCGGTAGCTTCGTGTTACAACTGGTATGTTTCATTGCGTACTCCGTTTGGTCCATCTAAAAGGTGTGAGGAGGCTTTGGAAATTGTTTGGAAATTGGAGGTCCCTTATAAGATTAAAGTTTTTGCTTGGAGGCTTTTTGTGAATAGGCTACCCACCAAAGATCTTTTAGTGTATAGAGGTATTTCTTTTGCTTCTTCTAATTCTAGTTTAAATTGCATTTTTTGTAACACGCATTTGGAAGAAAATGATCATACTTTCTTTAAATGTGTTGTGATCAAAGTTGTTTGGAGGGAAATTGGTGTGTGGTTGGATTTTCCGGATCGGAGAGAGGAGGAGGGAATGTCTTCTTTTATGGAATGGTTTTTCATCGGTTGGAGAAAGGGAATTAAAGACggtaaattgggggtgttttggcTAGCCGTTTGTTGGAGTATTTGGTTAACAAGAAACGGATTTTGTTTTAGGAATGATAAGTGGAATATTAACAATATAGTTTGGAATATAAAGTTTTTGGTGTGGAGGTGGGCTTCCTATGGCGAGATTGCTTATTCCAATTGCAATTTTTACGATTTTTGCAAAGACCCTTTGTCTTTTATGTCGTAA
- the LOC131602926 gene encoding phosphatidylinositol 4-phosphate 5-kinase 1-like isoform X2 — translation MQDTLPHHQHININFHSKNNKSQQHKHTSVTPLPNGDIYTGALLGNKPHGTGKYLWSDGCMYEGQWRKGKASGKGRFSWPSGATYEGDFKSGRMEGFGSFIGVDGDVYRGTWFADRKNGFGEKRYGNGDVYEGWWRCNLQDGEGRYVWKNGNEYVGEWKNGAIWGKGVLVWANGNRYEGFWENGVPKGNGVFTWCGESFGNEEKQCEMMMARKRSSVDGGSKGVGFPRICIWELDGEAGDITCEIVDNVEASVFYKDGSESENSGESYGGGVMEKSPCWSLDGDVKKPGQTVSKGHKSYDLMISLQLGIRYTVGKYAPVVRELRVGDFDPKEKFWTRLPQEGSKFAAPQHQSMDFRWKDYCPMVFRHLRELFAIDPVDYTLAICGSDSLREMSSPGKSGSIFYLTQDDRFIIKTVKKSEVKVLTRMLPSYYQHVCKYKNTLVTAFLGAHCIKPVGGQKIRFIVMGNVFCSEYRIHKRFDLKGSSHGRITDKPQEQIDETTTLKDLDLNFVFRLEQSWFQELKWQLDRDCEFLEAEGIMDYSLLIGLHFRDDHSVDETESSPRDILSGKRDMHDDDTHIPRGPLIRLGMNMPARAVRVCNGKSNNSTPSSESSSEISDIILYFGIIDILQDYDISKRIEHAYKSLQVDPISISAVDPKLYSKRFRDFIHRIFVEDT, via the exons ATGCAAGACACTCTTCCACACCACCAACACATTAACATCAACTTTCACTCCAAAAACAACAAATCACAACAACACAAACACACTTCCGTTACGCCTCTCCCTAACGGTGACATCTACACCGGAGCCTTATTAGGAAACAAACCTCACGGCACCGGGAAATACCTCTGGTCAGACGGTTGTATGTACGAAGGTCAGTGGCGAAAAGGAAAAGCCTCCGGTAAAGGAAGATTCTCGTGGCCGTCGGGAGCTACCTACGAGGGTGACTTCAAGTCAGGTCGAATGGAAGGATTCGGGTCATTCATTGGAGTAGACGGGGATGTTTACAGAGGGACCTGGTTCGCTGATCGGAAGAATGGATTCGGCGAGAAACGTTATGGTAATGGTGATGTCTATGAGGGATGGTGGAGGTGCAACTTGCAAGACGGTGAAGGGAGGTATGTTTGGAAAAACGGGAATGAGTATGTTGGAGAGTGGAAGAATGGTGCTATATGGGGGAAAGGTGTTTTGGTTTGGGCGAATGGGAACCGTTATGAAGGGTTTTGGGAGAACGGTGTTCCAAAGGGGAATGGAGTTTTTACTTGGTGTGGTGAGAGTTTTGGGAATGAAGAGAAACAGTGTGAGATGATGATGGCGAGAAAGAGATCTTCGGTGGATGGTGGTTCGAAGGGTGTTGGTTTTCCTAGGATTTGTATTTGGGAACTTGATGGTGAAGCCGGTGATATCACTTGTGAGATTGTTGATAATGTGGAGGCTTCTGTGTTTTACAAAGATGGTAGTGAATCTGAAAACAGTGGAGAAAGTTATGGTGGTGGTGTGATGGAGAAGAGTCCTTGTTGGTCTCTTGATGGTGATGTTAAGAAGCCTGGTCAAACTGTGTCTAAGGGACATAAGAGTTATGATCTTATGATTAGTCTACAATTGGGTATTAG ATATACTGTTGGCAAGTATGCTCCTGTTGTGAGAGAACTTAGAGTAGGAGATTTTGATCCTAAGGAGAAGTTCTGGACTAGATTGCCACAAGAAGGATCTAAGTTTGCAGCACCTCAACATCAATCAATGGACTTCAGGTGGAAAGACTATTGCCCCATGGTGTTCAG ACATCTAAGGGAATTATTTGCCATAGATCCTGTGGACTACACACTTGCTATTTGTGGAAGTGACTCACTCAGAGAGATGTCTTCTCCGGGAAAAAGTGGAAGTATCTTTTACCTCACTCAAGATGACCGTTTCATAATCAAGACTGTGAAGAAATCTGAAGTCAAG GTGCTTACCAGAATGCTTCCAAGTTATTATCAACATGTTTgtaagtacaagaacactttggTTACAGCATTTTTAGGGGCACATTGTATCAAACCTGTTGGAGGTCAAAAG ATTCGGTTTATTGTGATGGGAAACGTGTTCTGTTCGGAGTATCGAATCCACAAAAGGTTTGATCTCAAAGGCTCTTCTCATGGTCGAATCACGGATAAACCTCAGGAGCAGATTGACGAGACTACCACTCTCAAAGACCTTGATCTTAATTTTGTTTTTCGCCTAGAGCAGTCTTGGTTTCAAGAGCTAAAATG GCAACTTGACAGAGACTGTGAGTTTCTGGAAGCTGAGGGAATCATGGATTATAGTCTTTTGATTGGCCTTCATTTCCGCGATGATCACTCAGTTGATGAAACGGAAAGTTCACCGCGTGATATTCTGTCAG GCAAGAGGGACATGCATGATGATGATACGCACATACCCCG TGGACCTTTAATCCGGCTCGGAATGAACATGCCTGCCAGAGCTGTGAGAGTGTGTAATGGAAAAAGCAACAATTCTACTCCTTCCTCAGAGAGTAGTAGTGAGATCTCTGATATAATCCTTTACTTTGGTATCATTGACATTCTTCAAGACTATGATATTAGCAAAAGGATAGAACATGCGTACAAATCACTACAAGTTGATCCTATTTCCATCTCAGCCGTTGATCCTAAGCTATACTCCAAAAGATTTAGAGATTTCATACACAGAATCTTTGTTGAAGACACATGA
- the LOC131602926 gene encoding phosphatidylinositol 4-phosphate 5-kinase 1-like isoform X1: MQDTLPHHQHININFHSKNNKSQQHKHTSVTPLPNGDIYTGALLGNKPHGTGKYLWSDGCMYEGQWRKGKASGKGRFSWPSGATYEGDFKSGRMEGFGSFIGVDGDVYRGTWFADRKNGFGEKRYGNGDVYEGWWRCNLQDGEGRYVWKNGNEYVGEWKNGAIWGKGVLVWANGNRYEGFWENGVPKGNGVFTWCGESFGNEEKQCEMMMARKRSSVDGGSKGVGFPRICIWELDGEAGDITCEIVDNVEASVFYKDGSESENSGESYGGGVMEKSPCWSLDGDVKKPGQTVSKGHKSYDLMISLQLGIRYTVGKYAPVVRELRVGDFDPKEKFWTRLPQEGSKFAAPQHQSMDFRWKDYCPMVFRHLRELFAIDPVDYTLAICGSDSLREMSSPGKSGSIFYLTQDDRFIIKTVKKSEVKVLTRMLPSYYQHVCKYKNTLVTAFLGAHCIKPVGGQKIRFIVMGNVFCSEYRIHKRFDLKGSSHGRITDKPQEQIDETTTLKDLDLNFVFRLEQSWFQELKWQLDRDCEFLEAEGIMDYSLLIGLHFRDDHSVDETESSPRDILSAGKRDMHDDDTHIPRGPLIRLGMNMPARAVRVCNGKSNNSTPSSESSSEISDIILYFGIIDILQDYDISKRIEHAYKSLQVDPISISAVDPKLYSKRFRDFIHRIFVEDT; encoded by the exons ATGCAAGACACTCTTCCACACCACCAACACATTAACATCAACTTTCACTCCAAAAACAACAAATCACAACAACACAAACACACTTCCGTTACGCCTCTCCCTAACGGTGACATCTACACCGGAGCCTTATTAGGAAACAAACCTCACGGCACCGGGAAATACCTCTGGTCAGACGGTTGTATGTACGAAGGTCAGTGGCGAAAAGGAAAAGCCTCCGGTAAAGGAAGATTCTCGTGGCCGTCGGGAGCTACCTACGAGGGTGACTTCAAGTCAGGTCGAATGGAAGGATTCGGGTCATTCATTGGAGTAGACGGGGATGTTTACAGAGGGACCTGGTTCGCTGATCGGAAGAATGGATTCGGCGAGAAACGTTATGGTAATGGTGATGTCTATGAGGGATGGTGGAGGTGCAACTTGCAAGACGGTGAAGGGAGGTATGTTTGGAAAAACGGGAATGAGTATGTTGGAGAGTGGAAGAATGGTGCTATATGGGGGAAAGGTGTTTTGGTTTGGGCGAATGGGAACCGTTATGAAGGGTTTTGGGAGAACGGTGTTCCAAAGGGGAATGGAGTTTTTACTTGGTGTGGTGAGAGTTTTGGGAATGAAGAGAAACAGTGTGAGATGATGATGGCGAGAAAGAGATCTTCGGTGGATGGTGGTTCGAAGGGTGTTGGTTTTCCTAGGATTTGTATTTGGGAACTTGATGGTGAAGCCGGTGATATCACTTGTGAGATTGTTGATAATGTGGAGGCTTCTGTGTTTTACAAAGATGGTAGTGAATCTGAAAACAGTGGAGAAAGTTATGGTGGTGGTGTGATGGAGAAGAGTCCTTGTTGGTCTCTTGATGGTGATGTTAAGAAGCCTGGTCAAACTGTGTCTAAGGGACATAAGAGTTATGATCTTATGATTAGTCTACAATTGGGTATTAG ATATACTGTTGGCAAGTATGCTCCTGTTGTGAGAGAACTTAGAGTAGGAGATTTTGATCCTAAGGAGAAGTTCTGGACTAGATTGCCACAAGAAGGATCTAAGTTTGCAGCACCTCAACATCAATCAATGGACTTCAGGTGGAAAGACTATTGCCCCATGGTGTTCAG ACATCTAAGGGAATTATTTGCCATAGATCCTGTGGACTACACACTTGCTATTTGTGGAAGTGACTCACTCAGAGAGATGTCTTCTCCGGGAAAAAGTGGAAGTATCTTTTACCTCACTCAAGATGACCGTTTCATAATCAAGACTGTGAAGAAATCTGAAGTCAAG GTGCTTACCAGAATGCTTCCAAGTTATTATCAACATGTTTgtaagtacaagaacactttggTTACAGCATTTTTAGGGGCACATTGTATCAAACCTGTTGGAGGTCAAAAG ATTCGGTTTATTGTGATGGGAAACGTGTTCTGTTCGGAGTATCGAATCCACAAAAGGTTTGATCTCAAAGGCTCTTCTCATGGTCGAATCACGGATAAACCTCAGGAGCAGATTGACGAGACTACCACTCTCAAAGACCTTGATCTTAATTTTGTTTTTCGCCTAGAGCAGTCTTGGTTTCAAGAGCTAAAATG GCAACTTGACAGAGACTGTGAGTTTCTGGAAGCTGAGGGAATCATGGATTATAGTCTTTTGATTGGCCTTCATTTCCGCGATGATCACTCAGTTGATGAAACGGAAAGTTCACCGCGTGATATTCTGTCAG CAGGCAAGAGGGACATGCATGATGATGATACGCACATACCCCG TGGACCTTTAATCCGGCTCGGAATGAACATGCCTGCCAGAGCTGTGAGAGTGTGTAATGGAAAAAGCAACAATTCTACTCCTTCCTCAGAGAGTAGTAGTGAGATCTCTGATATAATCCTTTACTTTGGTATCATTGACATTCTTCAAGACTATGATATTAGCAAAAGGATAGAACATGCGTACAAATCACTACAAGTTGATCCTATTTCCATCTCAGCCGTTGATCCTAAGCTATACTCCAAAAGATTTAGAGATTTCATACACAGAATCTTTGTTGAAGACACATGA